From one Candidatus Binatus sp. genomic stretch:
- the gcvH gene encoding glycine cleavage system protein GcvH gives MEIPQGLKYSKEHEWVATEEVVATVGITDHAQDQLGEIVYIELPAVGDKISKDDPFGVVESVKAVSDIYAPVTGTVIEINEDLRESPETVNEDPYGDGWLIKVKITDLSDLEDLMDADEYGELLAREKE, from the coding sequence ATGGAGATCCCGCAGGGGCTTAAATATTCGAAAGAGCACGAATGGGTCGCGACTGAAGAGGTCGTTGCGACCGTTGGAATCACCGATCATGCGCAAGACCAGTTGGGCGAGATCGTGTATATCGAATTGCCCGCGGTCGGCGACAAGATCAGCAAGGACGATCCGTTCGGCGTCGTCGAGTCGGTCAAGGCGGTCTCGGATATTTACGCGCCCGTCACCGGAACCGTCATCGAGATCAACGAGGACCTGCGCGAGAGCCCCGAAACCGTCAACGAAGACCCGTACGGCGACGGATGGCTGATCAAGGTGAAAATCACGGACCTGAGCGATCTCGAAGACCTGATGGACGCCGACGAATACGGGGAACTGCTCGCGCGCGAGAAGGAATAA